In Marinobacter sp. LQ44, the following are encoded in one genomic region:
- a CDS encoding alpha-D-ribose 1-methylphosphonate 5-phosphate C-P-lyase PhnJ: MNYAYLDQPSKREIRRKILKALCLPGRQIPFSAPELPIAYGWGVGGMAITAALLHPGDRLKVADHGSDETVNALNIRDFFARTAGIETTRETATASLIQTRQRVPEMPLCEGQVLIYQVPRPDPLRGFIDSAREARLRHAHHDYGLVRTALFEMWSRHGEASLGYDHPVVVAGGALMSPSPVPAMDNARLHLMPAPQIFGAARERRVYALPAYCPVQSLAFEDVDCIPPKVPGNCLICGSTEHYLDNIGTGAAPHWVCSDSEACRSRSRV, translated from the coding sequence ATGAACTACGCCTATCTCGACCAGCCCTCCAAGCGCGAAATCCGTCGCAAGATCCTCAAGGCACTGTGCCTGCCGGGCCGGCAAATTCCCTTCAGCGCACCGGAGCTGCCGATAGCCTATGGCTGGGGTGTCGGCGGCATGGCCATCACCGCTGCGCTGCTGCATCCGGGCGACCGCCTGAAGGTGGCCGACCACGGCTCGGACGAGACCGTCAATGCCCTTAACATCCGCGACTTCTTCGCCAGGACCGCCGGTATTGAAACCACCCGAGAAACGGCGACCGCCAGCCTGATCCAAACACGCCAGCGGGTGCCCGAAATGCCGCTGTGCGAAGGCCAGGTGTTGATTTATCAGGTGCCGCGCCCCGACCCACTGCGCGGCTTTATCGACAGCGCTCGCGAGGCGCGCCTGCGCCACGCTCACCACGACTACGGGCTGGTACGCACCGCGCTGTTCGAGATGTGGTCGCGCCATGGCGAGGCCAGCTTGGGCTATGACCATCCGGTGGTCGTCGCAGGCGGCGCGCTCATGTCGCCCTCGCCGGTACCGGCCATGGACAACGCCCGCCTGCACCTGATGCCCGCTCCGCAGATTTTCGGCGCGGCCCGCGAACGCCGAGTTTACGCCCTGCCCGCCTACTGCCCGGTGCAAAGCCTGGCATTCGAAGACGTGGACTGCATACCACCGAAGGTGCCCGGCAACTGCCTGATCTGTGGCAGCACCGAGCACTACCTCGACAACATCGGGACCGGCGCAGCCCCCCACTGGGTGTGCTCGGACTCAGAAGCCTGCCGGAGCCGCTCCCGTGTTTGA
- a CDS encoding carbon-phosphorus lyase complex subunit PhnI, translating to MRGGPSIMRGASGCGPAPPSDIGATLMYVPIKGGEQAVAASRLAVERARRGDESLADIEIAQIIAQMGLALDRVMSEGGLYDPRLAAIAFKQAQGDLAEAIFLLRAHRARLPDFGLAAPIDLTQLRYQRYISATQKELAGGQILGATYDYTHRLLDFRLETTQPRPELEPSVVGADQAFESPLNDHAELIAQEAAQDPVDITRTPLSAKATPSERLAHLARGEEGYLTGLAYERLRKAGAAHPYVAELAMGSVEVVVELEDIGLSVSIGDLPLTICTSLQPNLGDTPHLQSGFGIAFGANERKAVAMAVVDQHIKAGQAHADVLMHCDGVAAAGYVSHLKLPHYSDFDADIARLRRIRAQQAASANREPNQSDS from the coding sequence GTGCGGGGTGGACCTTCTATTATGCGCGGGGCGTCAGGTTGTGGCCCTGCCCCGCCATCTGACATTGGAGCTACGTTGATGTACGTCCCGATCAAGGGTGGCGAGCAGGCCGTTGCGGCGTCCCGCCTGGCCGTGGAGCGGGCGCGGCGCGGCGACGAATCGCTGGCCGATATCGAGATTGCCCAGATCATCGCGCAGATGGGCCTGGCACTCGACCGGGTCATGAGCGAAGGAGGGCTCTACGACCCGCGCCTGGCCGCCATTGCCTTCAAGCAGGCCCAGGGTGATCTGGCCGAAGCGATTTTCCTGTTGCGCGCGCACCGCGCCCGTCTGCCCGATTTCGGTCTGGCCGCGCCGATCGACCTGACGCAACTGCGCTATCAACGGTATATCTCGGCTACCCAGAAAGAGCTGGCCGGCGGGCAGATCCTAGGGGCCACTTACGACTACACCCACCGGCTGCTGGATTTCAGGCTGGAAACCACACAGCCTCGTCCGGAGCTTGAGCCGTCAGTCGTTGGCGCGGATCAAGCGTTTGAGTCTCCGCTGAACGATCATGCCGAGCTGATTGCCCAGGAGGCCGCACAAGACCCTGTGGACATCACCCGCACCCCATTGTCAGCCAAGGCCACGCCCAGCGAGCGGCTGGCTCACCTGGCGCGCGGCGAGGAAGGCTATCTGACCGGGCTGGCCTACGAGCGCCTGCGCAAGGCTGGGGCAGCCCATCCTTATGTGGCCGAGCTGGCCATGGGCAGCGTGGAGGTGGTGGTGGAGCTGGAGGACATCGGCCTGAGCGTGTCCATCGGTGATTTGCCGCTGACGATCTGCACCAGCCTGCAACCCAATCTTGGCGACACGCCACACTTGCAAAGCGGCTTTGGCATTGCCTTCGGCGCCAATGAGCGCAAGGCGGTAGCGATGGCGGTGGTGGACCAGCACATCAAGGCCGGACAGGCCCATGCCGATGTGCTGATGCACTGCGATGGTGTGGCGGCGGCGGGCTATGTCAGCCATCTCAAGCTGCCGCACTACTCGGACTTCGATGCCGATATCGCCCGGCTGCGAAGGATACGCGCCCAGCAAGCGGCAAGCGCGAACCGCGAACCGAACCAGAGCGACTCATGA
- a CDS encoding phosphonate C-P lyase system protein PhnH, with protein sequence MQASASLSFQHQQARAYRTLLMAFAYPARLQQLEVGAMQACIDCLLDTATRVALSVGSHAWCERILATGAMLSSQPEWVFAGPALADLDSIPTGSREVPEEGATVVIGVEALSETALHTPGELCIGARGAGLKEPTLLFVSGLKRGVIEHHQAWHGEYPCGVDLLLCAGRQVVALPRHLTLELR encoded by the coding sequence TTGCAGGCATCTGCATCCTTATCGTTCCAGCACCAGCAGGCCAGAGCTTATCGCACGTTACTGATGGCCTTTGCTTACCCCGCTCGCCTGCAGCAACTGGAGGTAGGCGCCATGCAGGCCTGCATCGACTGCCTGCTGGACACCGCGACCCGGGTTGCCTTGAGTGTTGGCAGCCATGCCTGGTGCGAACGAATCCTGGCCACCGGAGCCATGCTTTCATCACAGCCCGAGTGGGTGTTCGCCGGTCCAGCACTGGCCGATCTTGACAGCATTCCGACCGGCAGTCGCGAGGTACCCGAGGAGGGTGCCACAGTGGTGATCGGCGTTGAGGCATTGTCCGAAACCGCCTTGCACACCCCCGGCGAGCTGTGCATCGGTGCCCGGGGCGCGGGCCTGAAAGAGCCTACACTGCTGTTTGTCAGCGGTCTCAAGCGCGGTGTCATCGAACACCACCAGGCCTGGCATGGCGAGTACCCGTGCGGGGTGGACCTTCTATTATGCGCGGGGCGTCAGGTTGTGGCCCTGCCCCGCCATCTGACATTGGAGCTACGTTGA
- the phnG gene encoding phosphonate C-P lyase system protein PhnG — protein sequence MAQQERTQWLGLLSRADCAWLEQLWLQLEQHLQPRMLAGPETGMLRLTTQASGSPVGFQFGEATCSRCVVEIGLHRGYAVQLGSDLRKAQLSACLDALFQGMAPTERAACLEPISLRLAEQQAERERLVAATRVHFYTTKTSGAS from the coding sequence ATGGCGCAGCAGGAGCGCACGCAGTGGCTGGGGCTTCTGTCCCGAGCTGACTGCGCCTGGCTGGAGCAGCTCTGGCTGCAACTGGAGCAGCACCTGCAGCCCCGGATGCTGGCCGGACCTGAGACCGGCATGCTGCGCCTGACCACCCAGGCCAGCGGCTCGCCGGTGGGCTTCCAGTTTGGCGAAGCCACCTGCAGCCGCTGCGTGGTCGAGATCGGGCTGCACCGCGGTTACGCGGTGCAGCTTGGCTCCGACCTGCGCAAGGCCCAGCTCTCGGCATGCCTCGACGCACTGTTCCAGGGTATGGCGCCCACCGAGCGCGCCGCCTGCCTGGAGCCGATAAGCCTACGCCTCGCCGAACAACAGGCTGAACGCGAGCGCCTGGTAGCGGCGACCCGCGTGCACTTTTACACCACCAAGACCTCCGGTGCCTCATGA
- a CDS encoding ABC transporter ATP-binding protein, which produces MHTTDHGIHVRMCKAEVRFGPRCIFRDLSFAIPRGETMAILGPNGRGKTTLLKALLGSQRLTQGRREAPRLIGYVPQHHHGGENHHCIDVVLMARAALLPMFSVPSRHDHDLALRALDHVGARHLAQQCFGSLSGGERQIVLLARALATGAELLVLDEPAAALDLANQDLLLGVLFELRRQRSHTVIFTTHHPQHALYLADKALLMHEGDNVRFGMASELLSESELSQLYGMPLRRLQVQAGEYQQSTVFPLFGLRKQNCQCPHEISRRGITPASSPGTQRSFQ; this is translated from the coding sequence ATGCACACCACAGACCACGGCATCCACGTGCGCATGTGCAAGGCCGAAGTGCGCTTTGGCCCACGCTGCATCTTTCGCGATCTCAGCTTTGCCATACCCAGAGGCGAGACCATGGCCATTCTTGGCCCCAATGGGCGCGGCAAGACCACCCTGCTCAAGGCCTTGCTCGGCTCGCAGCGCCTGACCCAAGGCCGGCGCGAGGCACCCCGGCTGATCGGCTATGTGCCGCAGCACCACCATGGCGGCGAAAATCACCACTGCATCGATGTGGTGCTGATGGCCCGAGCCGCGTTGCTGCCGATGTTCTCCGTACCCTCACGGCATGATCACGATCTAGCGCTGCGCGCGCTAGATCATGTCGGCGCGAGGCATCTGGCTCAGCAGTGTTTTGGCAGCCTCTCCGGCGGTGAGAGGCAGATCGTACTGCTGGCACGAGCCCTGGCAACCGGCGCAGAGCTGCTGGTGCTGGACGAACCGGCCGCGGCGCTGGACCTGGCCAACCAGGATCTGCTGTTGGGGGTGCTGTTCGAGCTGCGTCGCCAACGCAGCCATACCGTGATTTTCACCACCCACCATCCCCAGCACGCACTCTACCTGGCCGATAAGGCACTGCTGATGCACGAAGGTGACAACGTGCGCTTTGGCATGGCCAGCGAGCTGCTGAGCGAAAGCGAGCTCTCCCAGCTCTATGGCATGCCTTTGCGCCGCCTTCAGGTGCAAGCAGGCGAGTACCAGCAAAGTACCGTGTTCCCGCTGTTTGGCTTGCGCAAACAGAACTGCCAATGCCCTCACGAGATATCCCGGCGGGGGATTACCCCTGCTTCCTCCCCTGGAACCCAAAGGAGCTTCCAATGA
- a CDS encoding FecCD family ABC transporter permease → MSASTDFLVPPAQRLIQNLLRTLHWPLLVGLLLSAVLLGLTTGRYPLTTGQILQVLWDAPHGLEDGSVDTLVVLNVRLPRILLAALTGAGLAICGVALQTLFRNPLVSPKVLGLSSGSALGGTLAILAGLSGPLLMGATFLSAFGALFLVVLIANVAGRTLVAIVLAGIVIDALFAAGVSLVQYAADPESSLPAIVFWLMGSFASASWDKLQQVAPVLLVSIFLLHRMRFRIAVLAMGDDEARSIGIRVGQSRIVVFLLISLVISACVTASGVVGWVGLVIPHMARLLVGEDQMRLYPSTVLLGASFMVFTDTLARSLTASEIPLGALTALIGAPVFIYLLCTRKRRGF, encoded by the coding sequence ATGAGTGCATCGACCGATTTCCTCGTCCCACCCGCGCAACGGCTGATCCAGAACCTGCTGCGCACGTTGCACTGGCCGTTACTGGTAGGCCTTTTGCTATCAGCCGTGTTGCTGGGTCTGACCACCGGTCGTTACCCACTGACGACCGGGCAGATACTGCAGGTGCTCTGGGATGCCCCGCACGGCCTTGAAGACGGCAGCGTCGATACGCTGGTGGTACTGAATGTGCGCCTACCGCGCATTCTTCTGGCAGCCCTGACCGGTGCTGGGCTGGCCATCTGCGGCGTAGCCTTGCAGACCCTGTTTCGCAATCCGCTGGTTTCGCCCAAGGTGCTGGGCCTGTCGTCGGGCTCGGCGCTGGGCGGCACTCTGGCCATTCTGGCCGGGCTGAGTGGTCCGCTGCTGATGGGAGCGACCTTCCTGTCGGCCTTTGGCGCGCTGTTTCTAGTGGTGCTGATTGCCAATGTGGCTGGCCGTACGCTGGTCGCCATCGTGCTGGCAGGCATTGTCATCGATGCCTTGTTTGCCGCTGGGGTTTCGCTGGTGCAGTACGCAGCCGACCCCGAAAGCAGCCTGCCAGCCATCGTCTTCTGGCTCATGGGCAGTTTTGCCTCGGCCAGCTGGGACAAGCTCCAGCAGGTCGCGCCGGTACTGCTGGTGAGCATTTTCCTGCTGCATCGTATGCGTTTCCGCATTGCCGTGCTGGCGATGGGCGACGACGAGGCGCGGTCCATTGGTATCCGCGTTGGGCAGTCACGCATAGTGGTTTTCCTGCTGATTTCGCTGGTCATCAGCGCCTGCGTGACGGCCTCCGGCGTAGTGGGCTGGGTGGGGCTGGTCATTCCCCACATGGCGCGCCTGCTGGTGGGTGAGGACCAGATGCGCCTGTACCCGAGCACCGTGCTGCTGGGGGCGTCCTTCATGGTCTTTACCGACACCCTGGCACGCAGCCTGACCGCCTCGGAAATCCCCCTGGGCGCGCTGACCGCGCTGATCGGCGCCCCGGTATTCATCTATTTGCTCTGCACACGCAAGCGCAGGGGGTTCTGA
- a CDS encoding ABC transporter substrate-binding protein produces the protein MTDRYQKLSLAGLLAAMLLTATGVHAQPLVFRDVVGNEVTLNAQPQRIVTLPNPAAATLIALDGSAQRIVGMNQISRRAFEGGMMGVMFPEAATITSDILAESGGWLPNVEAIAALKPDLVIQWGRRGDDIVAPLRNAGLPVALMVGGGSGGTEALARENMRMVAEITGQVPKLAQLLDWRDRVMAEIGETLAKAGRVQKPRILHLRAASARLTATGRKSYQHTFIELVGAENVAAELGVESSVTSEQILAWKPDIILLSSADPEALPQRVYDDPLLSRLPAAQQQRIYKTPQGGYIWDSASPENPFTWMWLANLAHPELFAFDLRQELRQGFRLLYDFELSDADIDRILRLDVNAGARGYQVFSSP, from the coding sequence ATGACGGACCGATACCAAAAACTCAGCTTGGCGGGCTTGTTGGCCGCCATGCTGCTCACGGCTACGGGCGTACATGCGCAGCCCCTTGTTTTCAGGGATGTCGTGGGCAATGAAGTTACGCTCAATGCGCAGCCGCAACGCATCGTGACACTCCCCAACCCGGCCGCAGCAACGCTGATTGCCCTCGATGGTAGTGCCCAACGCATTGTGGGCATGAATCAGATATCCAGGCGTGCCTTTGAAGGCGGGATGATGGGGGTGATGTTCCCTGAGGCCGCCACGATCACCAGCGACATCCTGGCCGAAAGTGGCGGTTGGCTGCCCAATGTCGAGGCCATTGCTGCCCTGAAGCCGGATCTGGTCATCCAGTGGGGTCGCCGTGGCGACGATATCGTGGCGCCTCTGCGCAATGCCGGGCTGCCCGTTGCCTTGATGGTGGGCGGCGGCAGTGGCGGCACGGAAGCACTGGCGCGCGAGAACATGCGCATGGTCGCCGAGATCACTGGCCAGGTTCCCAAGCTGGCACAGCTCCTCGACTGGCGTGACCGGGTCATGGCGGAAATCGGTGAAACCCTGGCCAAGGCGGGCAGAGTGCAAAAGCCGCGCATCCTGCACCTGCGGGCGGCCAGCGCCCGCCTGACCGCCACCGGCCGGAAAAGTTATCAGCACACCTTCATCGAACTGGTGGGCGCAGAGAACGTGGCTGCCGAGCTGGGGGTTGAAAGTTCTGTCACGAGCGAGCAGATCCTGGCCTGGAAGCCCGACATCATTCTGCTGTCCTCCGCCGACCCCGAGGCCCTGCCGCAACGGGTGTACGACGATCCCTTGCTGTCCCGCCTGCCGGCGGCACAACAGCAGCGCATCTACAAAACGCCCCAGGGTGGTTACATCTGGGACAGCGCTTCCCCGGAGAACCCGTTCACCTGGATGTGGTTGGCCAATCTTGCCCACCCGGAGCTTTTTGCCTTCGACCTGCGTCAGGAGCTGCGTCAGGGGTTCAGGCTGCTCTACGATTTTGAGCTGTCGGACGCTGATATCGACCGCATCCTGCGCCTGGACGTGAATGCCGGAGCGCGCGGCTACCAGGTGTTTTCCTCGCCATGA
- a CDS encoding LysR family transcriptional regulator, with the protein MREVISNRLASISIRDLLLVEAVAQQRSFRLAAEAMGISASGLSYQVRKVEEVLGSAIFERGGKTTPTAYGMVALNEMQAILESATRLEALRDDSTTPFGQVLRLGVISSLAPRDLLNILKLCREHSAQTRVEIVCGMHQGLLRRLLNREVDIVITAGQEIPDGLAYTELFREGFVLLTRSDQQPLQLEPASPPELGLLPLNEDDFVPSSVAQGLESLLTSGLARAFGLSVGHRIALVSAGYGHALLPRGWVQSMPLPPNLTLVPLPDSMSEERVLGCIWRQSFPLGPEIAKTFCTLKLGGVQSHA; encoded by the coding sequence ATGCGTGAAGTAATTTCGAATCGCCTGGCGTCGATATCCATCCGCGACCTGCTGCTGGTAGAAGCCGTAGCCCAACAACGCAGCTTTCGCCTGGCGGCCGAGGCAATGGGAATTTCGGCTTCCGGGCTGTCCTACCAGGTCAGGAAAGTCGAAGAAGTTCTGGGCAGTGCCATTTTTGAGCGGGGCGGCAAGACCACGCCAACCGCCTACGGCATGGTGGCGCTAAATGAAATGCAGGCGATTCTGGAGAGCGCCACCCGCCTGGAGGCGCTGCGCGATGACTCAACCACACCCTTTGGGCAGGTGCTGCGTCTGGGTGTCATCTCCTCCCTGGCCCCGCGGGATTTGCTGAACATCCTGAAACTGTGCCGTGAGCACTCGGCGCAGACCAGGGTGGAGATCGTATGCGGCATGCACCAGGGGCTGTTGCGCCGACTGCTCAACCGTGAGGTCGACATCGTGATTACAGCAGGGCAGGAAATCCCCGATGGCCTGGCGTACACCGAGCTATTCCGCGAGGGCTTTGTATTGCTTACCCGATCGGATCAACAACCACTCCAGTTGGAGCCGGCTTCCCCCCCCGAACTTGGATTATTGCCGCTGAACGAGGACGACTTTGTGCCATCCAGCGTTGCTCAGGGCCTGGAGTCCCTGCTGACTTCTGGCCTGGCACGGGCATTTGGCCTGAGCGTGGGGCACCGCATCGCGCTGGTCTCCGCGGGCTATGGCCATGCGCTCCTGCCACGCGGCTGGGTGCAAAGCATGCCGTTGCCGCCGAATCTGACCCTGGTCCCCCTGCCCGATAGCATGTCCGAGGAGCGAGTACTGGGCTGCATCTGGCGCCAGTCCTTCCCGTTGGGGCCGGAGATTGCGAAGACATTTTGTACGCTCAAGCTGGGGGGCGTGCAGAGTCATGCGTAA
- the narI gene encoding respiratory nitrate reductase subunit gamma encodes MNDAIAHYVTHLIYGYYRYLAGTVFLLGSLLRFDHGQYTWKTGSSQMLSSKNMRLGSNLFHIGIIVIFFGHLVGMLTPHWVYEPFLHAGTKQLVAIVVGGIAGAMCVVGGAMLLYRRLANPRVKASSSMMDTLILGLIVLQACLGMVTIIFSLGVCAAEVF; translated from the coding sequence ATGAATGACGCGATTGCGCACTACGTAACCCATCTTATCTACGGTTACTACCGCTACCTTGCCGGCACGGTGTTCCTGCTGGGTAGTCTGCTTCGTTTCGATCATGGTCAGTACACCTGGAAGACTGGCTCCAGCCAGATGCTGTCATCCAAGAACATGCGCCTGGGCAGCAACCTGTTCCATATCGGTATTATCGTGATTTTCTTCGGTCACTTGGTGGGCATGCTTACACCGCACTGGGTTTATGAACCGTTCCTGCACGCCGGCACTAAACAGCTAGTGGCTATCGTGGTCGGCGGTATTGCCGGTGCCATGTGCGTGGTGGGCGGCGCCATGTTGCTCTATCGTCGTCTGGCCAATCCACGCGTAAAGGCGTCGTCGAGCATGATGGATACCTTGATCCTGGGCTTGATTGTCTTACAGGCATGCCTTGGCATGGTGACCATCATCTTCTCGCTAGGAGTCTGCGCGGCAGAAGTGTTTTGA
- a CDS encoding IS1182 family transposase has product MGTTFRPYSPDQELLLPPSLNEWLPDGHLAYFVSDVVEELDLSAFYARYEGNGRRNSPFDPRMMLKVLIYAYATGVFSSRKIARKLEEDVAFRVLAAGNFPKHRTICDFRKHHLVAFKAIFIQVVRIAREAELITLGTLAIDGTKIRANASKHKAMSYGRMGEEEDRLSKEIDGLCRQARRTDESEDRQFGPDQRGDELPEELQYRQARLDKIRAAKEKLEADQKARDTAKGRHPDDDRRPPRGGRNFKRDYGVPDDKDQSNFTDPQSRIMKTADGFQQCYNGQLAVDGEFQLIVANHLGSNASDQGCLIPLLDDVKDILKTYPEQCLADAGYRKEDDLQSLEDKRIDGYVSLRREGKRSAEIDASGYPATSRMAEKLATATGRSVYARRKHLVEAVNGWIKHILGFRQFSLRGLSAVQGEWDLACLSLNLRRMSSLMRLT; this is encoded by the coding sequence ATGGGAACCACTTTCCGCCCGTACTCGCCCGACCAGGAATTGCTCCTTCCCCCAAGCCTGAACGAGTGGCTGCCTGATGGCCACCTGGCCTATTTTGTCAGTGATGTTGTCGAGGAGCTGGATTTGAGTGCGTTTTACGCCCGCTACGAAGGCAACGGTCGGCGTAACTCGCCGTTCGATCCGCGGATGATGCTGAAGGTTCTTATTTACGCCTACGCCACCGGCGTATTCTCCTCACGCAAGATTGCCCGGAAGTTGGAGGAAGACGTCGCCTTTCGGGTTCTGGCTGCGGGTAATTTTCCCAAGCACCGCACGATCTGTGATTTCCGCAAACACCATCTGGTCGCCTTCAAGGCCATCTTCATTCAAGTCGTACGGATTGCCCGGGAGGCGGAGCTGATCACGCTGGGAACACTGGCGATTGATGGCACAAAGATTCGGGCTAATGCCAGTAAGCACAAGGCCATGAGCTATGGCCGCATGGGCGAGGAAGAAGATCGTTTATCGAAAGAGATCGATGGGCTATGTCGTCAGGCCCGTCGAACGGATGAGTCGGAAGATCGGCAGTTCGGCCCGGATCAGCGGGGTGATGAGCTACCTGAGGAGTTGCAGTACCGACAGGCGCGACTGGACAAGATCCGCGCTGCCAAGGAGAAGTTGGAAGCGGATCAGAAAGCGCGGGATACAGCCAAAGGCCGGCACCCGGACGATGATCGCCGCCCACCCCGCGGTGGCCGGAACTTCAAGCGAGATTACGGGGTGCCGGACGACAAAGATCAAAGCAACTTTACCGACCCGCAAAGCCGGATTATGAAAACCGCCGATGGGTTCCAGCAATGCTACAACGGCCAACTCGCCGTGGACGGTGAATTCCAACTGATTGTCGCTAATCATCTGGGCAGCAATGCCAGTGATCAGGGTTGCCTGATACCGCTACTGGATGACGTGAAAGACATCCTGAAAACCTACCCGGAACAATGCCTAGCGGATGCCGGTTACCGTAAAGAAGACGACTTACAGTCCCTGGAGGACAAAAGGATTGACGGTTATGTCTCGCTGCGTCGGGAAGGTAAAAGGAGCGCAGAGATAGACGCGAGCGGTTATCCCGCCACATCACGGATGGCCGAGAAACTGGCCACCGCGACGGGGCGATCGGTTTACGCCCGGCGCAAGCATCTGGTTGAGGCGGTTAATGGCTGGATCAAGCATATTCTGGGCTTCCGGCAGTTCAGCCTGAGGGGGCTTAGTGCCGTGCAAGGCGAATGGGATCTGGCCTGCCTGTCGCTTAACCTCAGGCGGATGAGTTCGCTGATGAGGCTGACATAG
- a CDS encoding AraC family transcriptional regulator, which translates to MRTLNAKPELEAYLRLSGAGCGEWLAAMTELLGCGGITCGLTRPQGLVGSLSALDVEAGLVCVLDVAQDMLLADCCMPQRLLVATIHGSAQVSSKGGPGVSAFPLIMIPAGQTFSLRISKNSRLVLVYPVGELVPVWPRPGLDVALAGHIHRFLMKADYFQDHQDASRETLALFERLEQQLATGRVELPEELPVLDRRLARVIEKIRSEQDWDFDLQELANHSGASERNLYYLMKRETGMTPYRFYQRCRLIRVRKRLVDCQCDVPHISWYAADEGFTHLGRFAALYREHFGELPSETVQWRRRLLVEPVMEPADFAMT; encoded by the coding sequence ATGCGAACTCTGAATGCCAAACCGGAATTGGAAGCCTACCTGCGATTGAGTGGTGCAGGTTGTGGAGAGTGGCTGGCCGCCATGACAGAGCTGCTCGGGTGCGGGGGAATAACCTGTGGCCTGACTCGTCCCCAGGGATTGGTGGGTTCGTTGTCAGCCCTTGATGTAGAGGCTGGCTTGGTCTGTGTGCTTGATGTCGCTCAGGATATGCTGCTTGCCGACTGCTGCATGCCTCAGAGGCTTCTGGTAGCCACCATTCACGGATCGGCTCAGGTATCGTCAAAAGGTGGCCCTGGTGTGTCTGCCTTTCCGTTGATCATGATTCCCGCTGGCCAAACATTCAGCTTGAGAATCAGCAAGAACAGTCGGCTGGTACTGGTGTATCCGGTGGGTGAGCTGGTACCAGTGTGGCCCCGGCCAGGCCTGGACGTGGCGTTGGCTGGTCATATCCATCGTTTTCTAATGAAGGCGGATTATTTTCAGGATCATCAGGATGCCAGTCGGGAGACACTTGCTCTGTTTGAACGCCTGGAACAGCAACTGGCGACGGGCAGGGTTGAACTGCCCGAAGAACTGCCAGTACTGGACCGGAGGCTGGCGAGGGTGATTGAGAAAATTCGTAGCGAACAGGACTGGGATTTTGATCTGCAGGAACTGGCTAACCATTCCGGGGCCAGCGAACGTAACCTGTATTACCTGATGAAGCGGGAAACCGGCATGACCCCTTATCGCTTCTATCAGCGCTGTCGTCTGATACGCGTGCGTAAACGCCTGGTGGATTGCCAGTGCGACGTGCCACACATCTCCTGGTATGCCGCTGACGAGGGCTTTACCCATCTGGGCCGCTTCGCCGCGCTGTATCGGGAACACTTCGGCGAGCTACCCAGTGAAACTGTGCAGTGGCGACGGCGGCTGCTGGTTGAGCCAGTGATGGAACCCGCCGACTTTGCCATGACCTGA